From the genome of Selenomonadales bacterium:
AGACGCCGCCGTAGTCGCGCGCCAGGCCGAAGTTCAGGCAGATGCTCTTGGCGTGGCCCACGTGCAGGTAGCCGTTGGGTTCGGGCGGGAAGCGGGTGCGGATCTTGGCCGGGTCGGGCTGGCCGGCGTCGTGGAAGGCGGCATCACCCGGGCCGCCGCCCCATTGGCGCTGGGCGTAGGTGCCGGTGGCGAGGTCTTTTTCAATGACCTGGCGCAGGAAGTTTGACGTCCTGAGCGCCTGGCCCTCAATTTCTGCGGGAGCTTGGTGGTGTCGAGAGATGCTGGACGAAAGGGACGGGGGGGGCATGCAGTCATTCTAAGGAGAGGCGGAAGCTCCAAGATAATCAAGGTCTAACCCACAACAGGTGTCACGCGCTTGAACCAAAGCACTCCCTTGCCGAACGCCTCTCTGCTGAACCAGCTGTTACGGTTCACCCCCACGGCGCGCATGTTTTTCTCGGGAAATCTCTGTACCCTGACGCAGGGATCCGAGGCTGACGGCCTCAAGCAGGGGACGATGCACCTGCTGAGTCGCGGCGAGCTGCAACTGACGCGCAAGGGCTTTGCGCCGCTGAACGTGCGGGCGCCCAGCGTGCTGTTGCTTCCCCGCGCGTTGGAGCACTGGGTTCAGGGCTCAGGGCCGCAGGGGGTGGACCTGATGTGCGCCACCCTCAGTGAATTGGCGCCGCCGCTGGACATGATCTTGCCGGACGTCACGGTGATTGACTTGACCGCCACGTCATCGCTGCAGCGACCGGTAGAGCTGCTGTTCGAGGAGGCCGAGGCACGTGCTTTTGGTTATCGGGCAGCGATCGACCGCCTGCTGCAATACACCTTCGTGGTGCTTGTGCGTCACCTGATTGATCGGCAACTGCTGTCCGGCGGTGTGCTGGAGGCCATGGTCGACAGCCGTCTGGGTGTGGTGCTGTCCATGCTGCACGAATCGCCAGAGCACGACTGGACGCTTGACAGCATGGCGGAGCTGGCGCACCTGTCCCGGTCTGCCTTTGCCCTGCGCTTTGTCCAGGTGGTGGGCATACCGCCGTTGACCTACTTGACCCACTGGCGCATGGCGGTTGCCCGCAACCTACTCGCGCAAGGGCAGGCAGTGAAGGCGGTGGCCTCTCAGGTGGGCTACGGTAATGCCACCGCATTCGCGCGAGCGTTTCAACGGGCCTCGGGGCAATCGCCCAGCGCTTGGCAGATGGAGCATCTGAGTCAGCCGTAGGTCCATCGCGCCCTGGTTCTGGACGATCGGTGGCGTGATGCGGACGCCGAATGCCGTTGTGCTGTGCCGAACGGACCCGACTTCAGGTTCAATGCCTTGAGGCAGAACTTTGAAGGAGATCACGATGAACCCGAGCGAAAAAGCAGTCCTGGCCGGCGGTTGTTTCTGGGGCATGCAGGACCTGGTGCGCAAGCTGCCTGGCGTGTTGCGCACCCGTGTGGGCTACAGCGGCGGCGATGTGCCCAACGCCACCTACCGCAACCACGGCACCCACGCCGAGGCGTTGGAGGTGGAGTTCGACCCCACGCAGACGAGCTTTCGCGACCTGCTGGAGTTCTTCTTCCAGATCCACGATCCGAGCACCCCGGGGCGCCAGGGCAATGACCGCGGCAGTTCCTACCGGTCGGCCATTTTCTACACCTCGGACGAGCAGCTGGCCACGGCGCAGCAGACCATTGCCGATGTGAATGCCTCGGGTTTGTGGCCGGGCAAGGTGGTCACCGAGCTCGCGCCCGCGGGGCCGTTCTGGGAGGCCGAGCCCGAGCATCAGGACTACCTGGTCAAGCACCCCAACGGCTACACCTGCCACTACCCCCGTGCGGGCTGGAAGCTGCCGCGACGCGAGATCGGCTGACGGCCAACGCTCAAGAACGGTGGGGGTCGGCGCGCCAGTGGGCGGGCCGACCCGGTGTGTCTGTTTTTTTCCTGAGGAGATGGTGATGCAATCCCGGTGCATTCAACAGGCGCCCGAGCTGCGGGTGCCGTGGTGGATCGACGGCGAAGGGCGCAGCATGGCACCGCTGAAGCTGTCCGATCTGGGCGACGGGTTCAAAGTGATCTTCTGCTTCCAGCACTGGTGTCCGGGCTGCCACAGCCATGGCTTTCCGACCCTGCAGAAGCTGATCAAGGCGTTGGGCGATCGCGGCTTCGCGTTTGCCGCGGTGCAGACCGTGTTCGAGGGCGCCGAGTCCAACACCTTCGAGCGCCTGCGCGAGACGCAGTTGCGCTACGGCTTGAACATTCCGTTCGGACACGACCCTGCGATCGGACGCGCGTCGTCGCTCATGGCGGACTACGGGACGCGCGGCACGCCGTGGTTTTTGGTGATCGATCCGCTGGACGAGGTGCTCTACAGCGACTTCGAGCTCGACGAGCGGCAGCTGATCGGGGCGTTCGGCGCTTCGAACGATGGTCTCAAGGCGGCCTGAAGTCATGCGTGCGTCCACACCAAAGGCCGTGTCGGAGCCGAAGACGCCGGGGACGGGCCCGGCGTTTCGGCTGCCGTTTGACAACAGCTTCTTCCGGGACATGCAGGGGTTCTATGTGCCTTGGAAGCCCGAGCCGTCCCCGGCCCCGGCCTGGGTGCAGTTCAACGACGCCCTGGCGCTGGAGCTGGGGCTGGAGCCGGCGACGCTGAAGTCTGCGACCGGTCTGGCGTGGCTGTCCGGCGTGGAAATGCCGGCTGAGGCGGCGCCGCTGGCGCAGGCCTACGCGGGACACCAGTTCGGCCAGTTCTCGCCACACTTGGGGGATGGCCGCGCCTTGCTGCTCGGGGAACTCATCGACACGGCAGGACAGCGTCGGGACCTGGCCCTCAAGGGGTCGGGCCGTACGCCGTTTTCGCGCCGTGGCGATGGCAAGGCGGCACTGGGCCCGGCGCTGCGCGAGTACCTCATGGGCGAGGCCATGCACGCGTTGGGCATTCCCACGACGCGTGCGCTGGCGGTGATCCGGACCGGTGAGCGGGTGAACCGCGAGGGCTCGCCCCCCGGGGCGATCTTGGTGCGCGTGGCGGCCAGCCACTTGCGGGTGGGCACTTTTGAGTTCTTCGCGGCGCGGGAGGAGGAGGTGATGCTTCGGCGGCTGCTCGACTATGCCGTGGCGCGGCATGACCCCGCCCTCGCCAAGCTTTCCGACAAGCCCATTCCGATGCTGGAGGCCGTCTGTGAGCGGCAGGCGCAGCTGATTGCACGCTGGATGGGCGTGGGCTTCATCCACGGGGTGATGAACACCGACAACATGAGCATTTCGGGCGAGACCATCGACTATGGTCCGTGTGCGTTCATGGAGGGTTTCGATCCGGCCACGGTGTTCAGCTCGATCGACCGTCAGGGGCGATATGCCTACGGCCAGCAGCCGGCCATGGCGCAATGGAACCTGGCCCGTCTGGCCGAAGCGTTGCTGCCGGTTCTGGACGCCCGCGATATCGACGTCGTGGAACGGGTGGAACAGGTGGTGGCCGGGTTTGCCGTGCGCTTTGACCGGCATTGGACCGGGCAGCTGCGCGCCAAGCTGGGCTTGGCCGCTGAAGAGCCGGACGACCGCGCCCTGGCGGACGACTTCCTGCAGCTGCTGCAGCGGGAAAAGGTGGACTTCACGCTGGCGTTCCGCCTCCTGTCCGACGCCATCACGGGGCCGGATGCCGCACTGCACGACCTGTTCGGACGGGAGCGCCCGGCGCTCTCGGACTGGCTGGCGCGCTGGCGCCAGCGCATGGCCCGGGAGGGAAGGACCTTGCAGGACTGCGCCGCAACGGCGTGGTCGGTCAATCCCTTCGTGATCCCGCGCAATCACCAGGTGGAGGCGGCGCTGTCGAGTGCCGTGGACGAGGCCGACCTCGGTCCGTTCGAGCGCCTGCTGGCGGTGCTGGGGCGGCCGTACGAGACGGTGGAGTCCGCGCGGCCATTCACGCTGCCGGCCTCGCCCGAAGTGGCCGCAGCCCACCGCACCTTCTGCGGCACCTGATTGGGGTACCCAACGATTTCTGAAAGGAGACTTCGCATGACCACAACGAAACAGGAACCCGGTGTCCTTGGCGAAGCGGCCGCTCCCCTGGGTGTGACCCGGTGGGTGGACGCGTCGGGCCAGGCGCTGGAACACTTCGACCTGGACCGCATGCCCGGCCGGTTCAAGCTCATCTTCTGTTTTCAGGACGCCTGCCCGGGGTGCCATGCGACCGGCTTTCCGGCGCTTGCCCGGGTGGTCGACGCGTTTCGGGGGAGCGACTTCGTCGGGTTCGCCGCAGTCCAGACCGTGTTCGAGGACTTCGGTTCGAACACCTGGGAGCGCATGCTGGCCAATCACTCCCGCTACGCGCTGGGCATTCCCTTCGGGCACGACGCCGGTGACGAACAGGACGGCGCGGGTTCGGAGCTGATGCGCCGCTACCGCAACGGCGGCACACCCTGGTTCATCCTGATCGATCCCGATGGCAGAGTGGTCTACAACCATTTCCGAATCGACGCCGACAAGCTCGTCACCTTTCTCAAGCGGCTGGAAAACGAACCGGCGGCACCGGAGCCTGGGCCCGACATGTTGACTTGGAAAGGAGTGATTCAACTGGTGGAAACGGGCAACCCGACGCCACCGCGCCGAGTTGAGCGCAGCGAAGCCGAGTGGGCCCAACAGCTGAC
Proteins encoded in this window:
- a CDS encoding AraC family transcriptional regulator codes for the protein MNQSTPLPNASLLNQLLRFTPTARMFFSGNLCTLTQGSEADGLKQGTMHLLSRGELQLTRKGFAPLNVRAPSVLLLPRALEHWVQGSGPQGVDLMCATLSELAPPLDMILPDVTVIDLTATSSLQRPVELLFEEAEARAFGYRAAIDRLLQYTFVVLVRHLIDRQLLSGGVLEAMVDSRLGVVLSMLHESPEHDWTLDSMAELAHLSRSAFALRFVQVVGIPPLTYLTHWRMAVARNLLAQGQAVKAVASQVGYGNATAFARAFQRASGQSPSAWQMEHLSQP
- the msrA gene encoding peptide-methionine (S)-S-oxide reductase MsrA translates to MKEITMNPSEKAVLAGGCFWGMQDLVRKLPGVLRTRVGYSGGDVPNATYRNHGTHAEALEVEFDPTQTSFRDLLEFFFQIHDPSTPGRQGNDRGSSYRSAIFYTSDEQLATAQQTIADVNASGLWPGKVVTELAPAGPFWEAEPEHQDYLVKHPNGYTCHYPRAGWKLPRREIG
- a CDS encoding redoxin domain-containing protein, translated to MGGPTRCVCFFPEEMVMQSRCIQQAPELRVPWWIDGEGRSMAPLKLSDLGDGFKVIFCFQHWCPGCHSHGFPTLQKLIKALGDRGFAFAAVQTVFEGAESNTFERLRETQLRYGLNIPFGHDPAIGRASSLMADYGTRGTPWFLVIDPLDEVLYSDFELDERQLIGAFGASNDGLKAA
- a CDS encoding YdiU family protein, whose product is MRASTPKAVSEPKTPGTGPAFRLPFDNSFFRDMQGFYVPWKPEPSPAPAWVQFNDALALELGLEPATLKSATGLAWLSGVEMPAEAAPLAQAYAGHQFGQFSPHLGDGRALLLGELIDTAGQRRDLALKGSGRTPFSRRGDGKAALGPALREYLMGEAMHALGIPTTRALAVIRTGERVNREGSPPGAILVRVAASHLRVGTFEFFAAREEEVMLRRLLDYAVARHDPALAKLSDKPIPMLEAVCERQAQLIARWMGVGFIHGVMNTDNMSISGETIDYGPCAFMEGFDPATVFSSIDRQGRYAYGQQPAMAQWNLARLAEALLPVLDARDIDVVERVEQVVAGFAVRFDRHWTGQLRAKLGLAAEEPDDRALADDFLQLLQREKVDFTLAFRLLSDAITGPDAALHDLFGRERPALSDWLARWRQRMAREGRTLQDCAATAWSVNPFVIPRNHQVEAALSSAVDEADLGPFERLLAVLGRPYETVESARPFTLPASPEVAAAHRTFCGT
- the msrB gene encoding peptide-methionine (R)-S-oxide reductase MsrB; protein product: MTTTKQEPGVLGEAAAPLGVTRWVDASGQALEHFDLDRMPGRFKLIFCFQDACPGCHATGFPALARVVDAFRGSDFVGFAAVQTVFEDFGSNTWERMLANHSRYALGIPFGHDAGDEQDGAGSELMRRYRNGGTPWFILIDPDGRVVYNHFRIDADKLVTFLKRLENEPAAPEPGPDMLTWKGVIQLVETGNPTPPRRVERSEAEWAQQLTPEQFRITRLKGTERAHSSSMCTLFSPGIYRCVCCGTELFDASTKYDSRSGWPSFTQAIAPGLVGYHGDNSHGMVRVETTCNVCDAHLGHVFPDGPKPSGLRYCINALALEKA